From Deltaproteobacteria bacterium:
TCCTCTATGTCGAAACGCTTCCTGTTAACCAGGACGTCATCCCTGATCACTTGTCTGGACTTTTCCAGGTCCCTGTCCTTCAGGCCCTCCATCGCCGCCTTTAATGCGGCGCCGGCCATCTCCGACATCTCTTGGAGCTCCCTCTGCACCTCGTTCAGCGCCCTGTGAAAGGCTTCCCGCGTCATACGCAACCCCTTCTCCGAAATTTAATTTTTATCAACCGAACCTTCCGGTTATGTAGTCCTCTGTAACCTTGTTCGCCGGGTTTGTGAATATCTTCTGGGTAAGGTCGAACTCGACTAGCTCACCAAGCATGAAAAAACCCGTGTAGTCGGATATCCTCGCGGCCTGCTGCATGTTGTGCGTGACTATGATGACGGTATAGTCCTTCTTAAGCTCGGCTATGAGGTCCTCGACCTTCGCCGTGGCGATTGGGTCGAGGGCGGAGCACGGCTCGTCGAAGAGGATCACGCGCGGCTCCGTGGCGATGGCTCTCGCGATGCAGAGCCGCTGCTGTTGGCCTCCGGAAAGAGCCAGGGCGTTGGAGCCCAGCCGGTCCTTGACCTCGCCCCAGAGCGCGGCCTTCGTAAGGCTTGACTCCACGACGCGGTCCAGCTCGCTCTTTTTGTTTACGCCTTGGATCCTCAGGCCGTAGGCGACATTTTCATAAACCGACTTGGGGAACGGGTTCGGCTTCTGGAAGACCATCCCTATCTGCCTCCTTATCCCGGTTACGTCCACCGACCTGTCGTATACGTTAGTGCCCCCGTACATTATCTCGCCCCTGACGGAGAACTTGGGCACAAGGTCGTTCATCCTGTTGAAACACCTTATGAAAGTTGACTTGCCGCAACCTGAAGGGCCTATGATGGCGGTCACGGCCTTTCCGGGTATGTCGAGGTTTATGTCCTTGAGCGCCTCTTTCCCGTCGTAATACGCCCACAGCCCGCGGACTTTGAAAACTGGCTCTGTCATGGTCTCACCATCTAATTTTTTTCTGATACCTGTGCCTGAGCCAGACGGCTATCCCGTTCATCACGAATGTCAGCACGAGGAGTATGATTATGCCGGCGGAGGCGTTCTCGAAGAACCCCTTCTGTGGCCTGGAGACCCAGTTGAATATCTGTATGGGCAGCACCGTGAACGGGTCGAAAAGCCCCCTGGCGCTCAAGAACGGGAACTCCGTCGATACCGGGCTTGATGGCAGAAAGGCCACATAGGTCAGGGCCCCTATGGTTATGAGCGGCGCTGTCTCGCCCACCGCCCTCGAAAGCGCGAGTATGGTCCCGGTGAGTATGCCGGGCATGGCCGCCGGCAGAACCTGCAAGCGCACCGTCTGCCAGCGGGTCGCCCCGAGGGCGTAAGCGGCCTCCCTTATCGAAAACGGTATCGCCTTCAGGGCCTCCCTAGTGGCGATTATGATTATCGGCAGGACGAGGGCCGCGAGGGTGAGCGCGCCTGAAAGGACGCTCCTGTCCAGCGCGAGTGCCCTGACAAAAAGGCCGAGGCCG
This genomic window contains:
- the pstB gene encoding phosphate ABC transporter ATP-binding protein PstB; the encoded protein is MTEPVFKVRGLWAYYDGKEALKDINLDIPGKAVTAIIGPSGCGKSTFIRCFNRMNDLVPKFSVRGEIMYGGTNVYDRSVDVTGIRRQIGMVFQKPNPFPKSVYENVAYGLRIQGVNKKSELDRVVESSLTKAALWGEVKDRLGSNALALSGGQQQRLCIARAIATEPRVILFDEPCSALDPIATAKVEDLIAELKKDYTVIIVTHNMQQAARISDYTGFFMLGELVEFDLTQKIFTNPANKVTEDYITGRFG
- the pstA gene encoding phosphate ABC transporter permease PstA — translated: MKSSAANKFIDRAYGVLGLAATLFGLLVLAILIADVVIDGFGRLSWQFLTSYPSRRPAEAGILSAWVGSVWILATTLVIAFPLGVMAGIYLEEYAGKSRLSDFIEINIANLAGVPSIIYGLLGLGLFVRALALDRSVLSGALTLAALVLPIIIIATREALKAIPFSIREAAYALGATRWQTVRLQVLPAAMPGILTGTILALSRAVGETAPLITIGALTYVAFLPSSPVSTEFPFLSARGLFDPFTVLPIQIFNWVSRPQKGFFENASAGIIILLVLTFVMNGIAVWLRHRYQKKIRW